One genomic region from Roseobacter denitrificans OCh 114 encodes:
- a CDS encoding sulfotransferase domain-containing protein: protein MALPDYIIVGAMKCGTSTLAAQLGAQKGLFMTDPKEPNFFSDDPVHAKGIDWYERLFDAAEPGDLKGEASTHYTKYPTYPEALDRLARVITQPKLIYMIRNPLARAVSHYMHEWSQGVISTDIEQALHSHPEIEAYGCYAAQITPWVERFGTDNVLVLSMENMQRNPQGILDQTGDFLGRPGLVWQDDLGPVNVSAERTRRFPLHGLLVGNPVATALRRTLVPQSLRDRIKASRQMQTRPVLSPAQTARLTEVYTADYTRLKTLFPDRPDLDLSYGFLHHG, encoded by the coding sequence ATGGCTCTTCCGGATTACATCATCGTCGGTGCAATGAAATGCGGCACCTCCACGCTGGCCGCACAGCTGGGCGCGCAAAAGGGTCTGTTCATGACCGACCCCAAGGAGCCCAATTTCTTTTCTGACGATCCGGTCCATGCCAAGGGAATCGACTGGTACGAACGTCTCTTCGATGCGGCCGAGCCCGGTGATCTGAAGGGCGAGGCGAGCACACATTATACCAAATACCCCACCTATCCGGAAGCACTGGACAGGTTGGCGCGTGTGATCACGCAACCGAAACTCATCTACATGATCCGCAACCCGCTGGCGCGGGCTGTCTCGCATTACATGCATGAATGGAGCCAGGGTGTCATTTCGACCGATATAGAACAGGCACTCCACTCTCATCCCGAGATTGAAGCCTATGGCTGTTATGCCGCGCAAATTACCCCTTGGGTAGAACGTTTTGGTACTGACAACGTGCTGGTGCTGAGCATGGAAAACATGCAGCGGAATCCGCAAGGCATATTGGACCAGACAGGGGATTTTCTGGGCCGTCCGGGTCTGGTCTGGCAGGACGATCTGGGGCCGGTCAACGTCTCGGCGGAGCGGACCCGGCGCTTTCCTTTGCACGGGCTTTTGGTGGGCAATCCTGTGGCAACCGCCCTGCGCCGCACGCTTGTCCCGCAAAGCTTACGCGACCGGATCAAGGCCAGCCGGCAGATGCAGACGCGCCCCGTGCTCTCGCCCGCGCAGACCGCCCGCCTGACGGAAGTCTATACCGCGGACTACACCCGCTTGAAAACGCTGTTTCCGGATCGCCCGGATCTGGATCTGTCTTACGGGTTTCTGCACCATGGCTGA
- a CDS encoding oligosaccharide flippase family protein, with product MKRIRSKFGGLIPGRTSLGAKVLQAGGWSIIQVVGVNVLRLASNLILTRYLVPEAFGMMAMIGTLLTAFNLFTDIGLTQSIIRDRDGEEAHFLRVAWTIKLIRGFLIAGGVLLAALGLWVFAPSLAPPQTVYADPRLPILVALSALAPVMIGAESTTKELLTRRLQNWRFTVVEIGTQVISLIAMVIFVQFSPTVWALLAGMLLMSVIKMVASHLFYPGPWMQLAHDREIRDRLWHFGKFLMGSSSFSFIARQADKFILAALLNATAFGLYVIAQIWAFAGQAFVNQLATRVGFPAMSDIIRNRPEDLRRLFRKFQNALDVFCFGAFVVTFLLGDLLIRTLYEAEYHAAGTYLSILSLSFLVIRFRTLDNLLVNMGNSRSALVISVVRAISICVTIPLSYNMFGLEVTLLVVAMNAGITAPYTMILLRPTLGDKQFLYDCIWLVGSVLAAVLVYLSL from the coding sequence ATGAAACGGATCAGATCGAAATTCGGCGGGCTGATCCCCGGCCGCACATCGCTGGGCGCGAAAGTGTTGCAGGCCGGCGGCTGGAGCATCATCCAGGTTGTCGGCGTGAATGTGCTGCGTCTGGCCAGCAACCTGATCCTGACGCGCTATCTGGTCCCCGAGGCGTTCGGGATGATGGCGATGATCGGGACGCTGCTGACGGCGTTTAATCTGTTCACTGACATTGGCCTGACCCAAAGCATCATCCGGGACCGGGACGGTGAAGAGGCGCATTTCCTGCGTGTGGCCTGGACAATCAAACTGATCCGCGGGTTCCTGATTGCGGGTGGTGTTTTGCTGGCAGCGCTGGGGTTGTGGGTTTTTGCACCCAGCCTCGCGCCGCCGCAGACAGTTTATGCAGACCCGCGTCTGCCGATTCTGGTGGCCCTTTCTGCATTGGCTCCGGTTATGATAGGCGCGGAATCCACGACCAAGGAACTGCTGACCCGCCGCTTGCAGAACTGGCGGTTTACCGTCGTGGAAATCGGCACACAGGTTATCAGTTTAATCGCAATGGTTATTTTCGTGCAGTTCAGCCCGACCGTCTGGGCGTTGCTGGCGGGTATGCTTTTGATGAGCGTTATCAAGATGGTGGCCTCACATCTGTTCTATCCCGGTCCCTGGATGCAATTGGCCCATGATCGCGAAATCAGGGACCGCCTCTGGCACTTCGGCAAGTTCTTGATGGGGTCTTCGTCGTTTTCCTTCATAGCGCGTCAGGCGGATAAGTTCATTCTGGCCGCCTTGCTGAATGCGACAGCCTTCGGTCTCTATGTGATTGCCCAGATTTGGGCCTTCGCGGGCCAGGCATTCGTCAACCAACTGGCAACGCGGGTCGGTTTTCCCGCGATGAGCGATATCATTCGCAACAGACCCGAAGACCTCCGTCGCCTGTTCCGGAAATTTCAGAATGCTCTCGACGTCTTCTGTTTCGGCGCTTTTGTCGTGACATTCCTGCTGGGCGATCTGTTGATCAGAACGCTCTATGAGGCTGAATATCATGCAGCGGGAACCTATTTGTCGATCTTGTCACTGAGTTTTCTGGTTATCCGGTTTCGGACCCTGGATAACCTTTTGGTCAATATGGGCAACAGTCGCTCGGCCTTGGTGATCTCCGTTGTGCGGGCGATCTCGATCTGCGTCACAATTCCGCTGAGCTACAACATGTTCGGGCTGGAGGTAACATTGCTGGTGGTTGCCATGAATGCAGGTATCACGGCACCCTATACGATGATTTTACTGCGACCTACATTGGGCGACAAACAGTTCCTCTATGATTGCATCTGGTTGGTCGGTTCGGTCCTTGCGGCAGTTCTGGTCTACCTATCACTCTGA
- a CDS encoding NAD-dependent epimerase/dehydratase family protein, whose protein sequence is MSAAIVITGAAGFVGRACVAAARAAGHPVRAVVRRDHDLPAEWDEGVEVHQADLAKAPDLNAVLAGACAVIHAAAGAGDSHAADTQDATAHLIASMTGQGARLVLVSSLSVYGYAAVPDHATLDETTPPDPDMARRDAYTRAKYAQEMQGVAAAQHHGLDLWILRPGAIYGPDRLWSARLGYPKGGRVLVPGGDVPVPAIHVDSCAAGLVAACTAARPARSDLPIITGTGSVSTVNLIDPAPPHQRDWLEAIGKTSVTALPVSLLMKMARGLDLAGDLWPAFGRRLPVGLREATLAARFKPLRYSRARAEDWLGHHPATDFKTHMQSLTGEAS, encoded by the coding sequence ATGAGTGCGGCGATCGTCATCACCGGGGCGGCGGGGTTCGTGGGTCGCGCCTGTGTCGCGGCGGCGCGTGCTGCGGGTCATCCGGTCCGTGCTGTTGTGCGCCGCGATCACGATCTGCCTGCTGAGTGGGACGAAGGCGTTGAGGTGCATCAGGCCGATCTGGCAAAGGCCCCTGATCTGAATGCGGTGCTGGCCGGCGCCTGCGCGGTGATCCATGCGGCTGCGGGTGCCGGTGACAGCCACGCAGCGGATACGCAAGACGCCACCGCGCATCTGATCGCGTCCATGACAGGGCAAGGGGCCCGGCTGGTGCTGGTGTCGTCGCTCTCCGTTTATGGCTATGCGGCCGTCCCCGATCACGCCACACTGGATGAAACCACACCGCCTGATCCCGACATGGCGCGCCGCGATGCCTATACCCGCGCGAAATACGCACAGGAGATGCAGGGGGTTGCGGCCGCCCAGCACCACGGGCTTGATCTCTGGATCCTCCGCCCCGGGGCGATCTATGGCCCTGACCGGCTGTGGTCTGCGCGGTTGGGCTATCCCAAGGGCGGCCGGGTGCTGGTCCCCGGCGGCGACGTGCCCGTGCCTGCGATCCATGTCGACAGCTGTGCGGCAGGGCTTGTGGCGGCCTGCACGGCAGCACGCCCGGCGCGCAGCGACCTGCCGATCATTACCGGAACGGGCAGTGTCTCTACCGTCAATCTGATCGATCCTGCGCCGCCCCACCAGCGGGATTGGCTGGAGGCGATTGGCAAGACATCCGTGACAGCGCTGCCGGTGTCCCTGTTGATGAAAATGGCGCGCGGGCTTGATCTGGCAGGGGATCTGTGGCCCGCTTTTGGTCGCCGTCTGCCGGTGGGTCTGCGCGAGGCGACACTGGCGGCCCGCTTCAAACCGCTCAGGTATTCCCGCGCGCGGGCCGAGGATTGGCTGGGGCATCACCCCGCCACGGATTTCAAAACCCATATGCAGAGCCTGACCGGGGAAGCTTCCTGA
- a CDS encoding glycosyltransferase family 2 protein, with protein MTRDAAPYDLVISIINYRTAALTIACVTSVIEDLRGSPDIHAHVVVVDNASGDGSDTVIADWIADQGPGAPVTLIRSARNSGFSGGHNQGISAKRGAFYLVLNSDAVLKPGFCMAMLEAARATPEAGLFAPRIDYDDGPQQVSCFRMHTPISELIRAAATGPVTKLFQRYTVALDMPPDPDEIGWASFAGILLRAEMIDKVGPMDEGYFLYFEDTEYCLRATRAGWRITYVPQARFIHFRGGSAPVKTLAKARKRLPKYFYASRTRLLYQAHGYMGLIAANMLWHLGRGLAQARRLAGKPVPQVVAQEWRDIWTNALSPLGHSHQPKGE; from the coding sequence ATGACACGCGACGCGGCACCTTATGATCTCGTTATATCCATCATCAATTACCGGACAGCCGCGCTGACGATTGCCTGCGTGACATCGGTGATCGAGGATCTGCGCGGCTCGCCCGACATCCATGCGCATGTGGTCGTGGTGGACAATGCCTCTGGCGATGGATCGGACACAGTCATCGCCGACTGGATTGCCGATCAGGGGCCGGGTGCGCCTGTGACCCTGATCCGCTCGGCCCGCAACAGTGGGTTTTCGGGGGGGCACAATCAGGGGATCAGCGCCAAACGCGGCGCCTTTTATCTGGTGCTTAACTCGGATGCAGTCCTTAAGCCCGGATTCTGTATGGCCATGCTGGAGGCTGCACGCGCTACCCCCGAAGCCGGGCTTTTCGCGCCCCGGATCGATTATGACGACGGCCCGCAACAGGTGAGTTGTTTTCGCATGCACACGCCGATCAGTGAACTGATCCGCGCTGCCGCCACCGGCCCCGTCACCAAGCTGTTTCAGCGCTATACCGTGGCGCTGGACATGCCCCCCGACCCTGATGAGATCGGCTGGGCCAGCTTTGCAGGCATCCTGCTGCGCGCCGAGATGATTGATAAGGTCGGCCCGATGGACGAGGGGTATTTCCTTTATTTCGAGGACACCGAATATTGCCTGCGCGCGACCCGTGCCGGCTGGCGGATCACCTATGTGCCGCAGGCAAGATTCATTCATTTTCGAGGCGGCAGCGCCCCTGTCAAGACATTGGCCAAGGCGCGCAAGAGGCTGCCAAAATATTTCTATGCCTCGCGTACACGGCTACTTTATCAGGCGCATGGCTACATGGGCCTGATCGCTGCGAATATGCTGTGGCACCTTGGTCGCGGGCTCGCGCAGGCGCGTCGCCTCGCAGGCAAGCCCGTGCCGCAGGTTGTGGCGCAGGAATGGCGCGATATCTGGACCAATGCCTTGTCGCCCCTGGGGCACAGCCATCAGCCAAAGGGTGAATGA
- a CDS encoding glycosyltransferase: MVETCQGPVAYLSGEYPRATDTFIQREVAQLRAQGLEVLTCSIRKTDSKHHVGPEQRAEFAATFQVQQQAKNPAHLVRAHLSVLRRAPGRWFGAAALAWRIAPPGIRAGLWQLFYFLQAAVLADHLRKRGVSHLHNHFANSSCSVAILASRMSGIPFSFTMHGPAIFYEPKHWRIDEKMARAKFISCISHFCRAQGMMFADQAHWPKLKIVHCGVDPDKYGQTPRTTFGKHIVFVGRLDAIKGVPLLLDAVAALRERHPDARVSIVGDGPHRAQLEQQAARLGLGEMVHFLGYRSQDAVADLLAQADMLVLPSFAEGVPVVLMEAMAARLPVIASQVAGVGELVEDGVSGHLIPAGDTQSLIARMDHLLSHPEVCAKMGEAGRAKVVADFDIRKEAAWLKTLITSDDPADRPLRPGDL; this comes from the coding sequence ATGGTTGAAACCTGCCAAGGCCCTGTCGCCTATCTGTCGGGCGAATACCCGCGTGCCACGGATACCTTTATCCAGCGCGAGGTGGCGCAATTGCGCGCCCAAGGATTGGAGGTGCTGACCTGTTCGATCCGCAAGACCGACAGCAAACACCATGTGGGCCCCGAACAGCGCGCTGAATTTGCCGCCACCTTTCAGGTACAGCAGCAGGCAAAGAACCCCGCGCACCTGGTGCGGGCGCATCTGTCGGTGCTGCGGCGCGCGCCCGGGCGCTGGTTCGGTGCCGCTGCACTGGCCTGGCGCATCGCCCCGCCGGGGATCCGCGCAGGCCTGTGGCAGCTGTTTTATTTCCTGCAAGCCGCCGTTCTGGCCGATCATCTGCGCAAGCGCGGTGTGAGCCACCTGCACAACCATTTTGCCAATTCAAGCTGTTCGGTGGCGATCCTGGCCTCCCGGATGAGCGGCATTCCGTTCAGTTTCACCATGCATGGCCCGGCGATTTTCTATGAACCAAAACACTGGCGGATCGACGAGAAGATGGCACGGGCCAAATTCATCTCCTGCATCAGCCATTTTTGCCGTGCGCAGGGGATGATGTTCGCGGATCAGGCGCATTGGCCGAAACTCAAGATCGTGCATTGCGGTGTTGATCCTGACAAATATGGCCAGACCCCGCGCACCACCTTCGGCAAGCATATTGTTTTCGTGGGGCGTCTGGATGCGATCAAGGGTGTGCCGCTCTTGCTGGACGCTGTTGCGGCCCTGCGCGAGCGCCACCCGGATGCGCGTGTCAGCATCGTCGGGGATGGGCCACACCGGGCGCAGCTGGAACAGCAGGCCGCACGGCTCGGGTTGGGTGAAATGGTCCACTTTCTGGGCTATCGCTCGCAGGACGCGGTGGCCGACCTGTTGGCGCAGGCGGACATGCTGGTCCTGCCCAGTTTTGCCGAAGGGGTGCCCGTGGTCCTGATGGAAGCGATGGCCGCGCGCCTGCCCGTGATCGCCAGCCAGGTCGCCGGTGTGGGCGAATTGGTGGAGGATGGTGTGTCAGGCCATCTGATCCCCGCAGGCGATACGCAAAGCCTGATCGCGCGGATGGATCATCTGTTATCCCACCCTGAGGTTTGCGCGAAAATGGGAGAAGCGGGTCGTGCAAAGGTCGTGGCAGATTTCGACATCCGCAAAGAGGCTGCCTGGCTGAAAACGCTGATCACCAGTGATGACCCCGCAGACCGTCCCTTGCGGCCTGGCGACCTATAG
- a CDS encoding Gfo/Idh/MocA family protein — protein sequence MNAQSLPQIAILGCGYVANMYRLTLAMHPDLRLVGVYDRERSRCETMARLTGARAYPDFQALLEDPATGIVLNLTNPSEHFETTRALLAAGKHVYSEKPLAMRLDQARELTTLAKAGGVHLVSAPCTLLNPVAQTLWHAVQESGAGRIRLVHAAMEDGMVPRAPVAKWINEAGVAWPAVDEYQVGCTVEHSGYVLTWLCAMFGPVTRMTAHTEELMPDKIPGLDLHPAPDLSVATLRFESGVVARLTNGLYADHDHQLRLFGDEGVLTVDDPRSDTSDIRLQTYRTIRRRRFLQKRGRKLPKRGGPEKIVGYRGSQTRDFCRAIADMARAIAQGRAPYTGADFALHITEVTLACHFGTHPSGAEAGFDGGLDQMPYVPTTRFDPMAPLP from the coding sequence ATGAACGCCCAAAGTCTTCCCCAGATTGCGATCCTTGGCTGCGGTTATGTCGCCAATATGTACCGCCTGACGCTTGCGATGCATCCCGACTTGCGGCTGGTCGGTGTTTATGACCGCGAACGCTCGCGCTGTGAGACCATGGCGCGGCTGACTGGTGCCAGGGCCTATCCCGATTTTCAGGCCCTGCTGGAGGATCCGGCGACCGGCATCGTGCTGAACCTCACAAACCCGTCTGAACATTTCGAAACCACCCGCGCCCTGCTGGCAGCGGGGAAACACGTCTATAGCGAAAAACCGCTGGCCATGCGGCTGGATCAGGCGCGTGAATTGACCACATTGGCCAAGGCTGGCGGGGTGCATCTTGTCTCCGCACCCTGCACCCTGCTGAACCCCGTCGCCCAGACTCTCTGGCATGCCGTGCAGGAGAGTGGCGCGGGCCGCATCCGTCTCGTGCATGCCGCGATGGAAGATGGGATGGTCCCGCGCGCGCCTGTCGCCAAATGGATCAACGAGGCCGGTGTCGCCTGGCCTGCGGTGGATGAATACCAGGTCGGCTGCACGGTGGAACATTCGGGCTATGTGCTCACATGGCTCTGTGCGATGTTTGGCCCCGTGACCCGCATGACTGCCCATACCGAAGAACTGATGCCGGACAAGATCCCCGGGCTTGACCTGCATCCCGCCCCTGATCTGTCCGTTGCGACGCTACGGTTCGAAAGCGGTGTGGTGGCGCGCTTGACCAACGGGCTTTATGCCGATCATGACCATCAATTGCGCCTCTTTGGGGATGAGGGTGTGCTGACCGTGGATGATCCACGCAGTGATACCTCCGACATCCGCCTGCAAACCTATCGCACCATCAGGCGGCGGCGGTTCTTGCAAAAGCGGGGGCGCAAATTGCCCAAGCGGGGCGGGCCGGAAAAGATCGTGGGCTACCGCGGATCGCAAACACGGGATTTCTGCCGCGCCATCGCGGATATGGCGCGGGCCATCGCGCAGGGCCGTGCGCCCTACACCGGGGCTGATTTTGCGCTGCACATCACGGAAGTGACACTGGCGTGTCACTTCGGCACGCACCCGAGTGGGGCCGAGGCGGGGTTTGACGGGGGGCTTGACCAGATGCCCTATGTGCCGACCACCCGCTTTGATCCGATGGCGCCGCTGCCATGA
- a CDS encoding sialate O-acetylesterase encodes MPDNFLIVPSADVQGGRLTTLSNAISTTDLNLTVTGLSNDTELVVYQLSTGVIGTPQAAAQPRETHVFALMGQSNMIGRAAFDGGAKWPDGTLQIGRGGDEDGAIIPARNPADGPATSRPLAHTGARLGNMGLDIQFAIDYLSDKPDVTLLFIPCAQGATGFSNGAWNPGDWLYNRETARINAAMNANPEFLFQGFLWHQGETDTGIPGTYGGLLDNLIAGLRRDVTAATPTTPFILGGLAAGNAGRDAITGIIAATPGRVPYTAFAPTADLSLTDANHFDAASFRTLGARYAAALASAAANQPGAPGIPTGLSAVAGDTEVTLSWSAPANTGGTALSDYIIERDSGSGFAALADGTGTTTGYTDSGLSNGTTYAYRVRAVNGTGTGAATPPQSATPAAPATGPVAEAGAQAHWLFGADNPTYADLVSGRIATGPAHALEAAYMTSPAGIRQGRDTGIAEADAQTMCFVFQLAGSANSMIGGTLTTSGSNGVSPYTSATTGIYANMRGGWGNPAISSASPYRTQFVFAAVSKNVATGNYVLFAGNGAGHDVLTGTSAQTTSPRTIGIGNLHFDRANFSGQISIAEAILFDSAKTEIELTEIYDRSRTRLAARGLTVV; translated from the coding sequence AACTGGTGGTCTACCAGCTCAGCACCGGCGTGATCGGCACGCCGCAGGCTGCAGCGCAACCGCGCGAGACCCATGTCTTTGCGCTGATGGGCCAGTCCAACATGATCGGCCGTGCCGCTTTTGATGGCGGCGCGAAATGGCCCGACGGCACGCTGCAGATCGGGCGGGGCGGGGACGAGGACGGCGCCATCATCCCGGCCCGCAACCCCGCCGACGGGCCTGCGACGTCGCGCCCGCTGGCGCATACGGGCGCAAGGCTGGGGAACATGGGGCTCGATATCCAGTTTGCGATCGACTACCTTTCGGACAAGCCCGATGTCACCTTGCTGTTCATCCCCTGCGCGCAGGGGGCCACCGGATTTTCAAACGGCGCATGGAACCCGGGCGACTGGCTCTACAATCGCGAAACCGCCCGGATCAACGCGGCGATGAACGCCAATCCCGAATTTCTGTTCCAGGGCTTCCTGTGGCATCAGGGAGAGACGGATACGGGCATTCCCGGCACCTATGGCGGTCTGCTCGACAATCTGATCGCGGGTCTGCGCCGCGATGTAACGGCGGCGACACCCACGACCCCCTTCATTCTGGGCGGGCTGGCCGCAGGCAATGCGGGACGCGATGCCATCACCGGGATCATCGCCGCCACGCCGGGTCGTGTGCCCTATACGGCCTTTGCGCCCACCGCTGATCTGAGCCTGACGGACGCCAATCATTTTGATGCGGCTTCCTTCCGCACCCTTGGCGCGCGCTATGCTGCCGCCCTTGCCAGCGCCGCCGCGAACCAGCCCGGCGCGCCGGGCATCCCCACGGGCCTCAGCGCCGTTGCAGGTGACACAGAGGTCACCCTGTCCTGGAGCGCACCTGCAAACACCGGTGGCACGGCCCTGTCCGATTACATCATCGAACGCGACAGCGGGTCCGGCTTTGCAGCCTTGGCCGACGGCACGGGCACCACCACTGGCTATACCGACAGCGGGCTGAGCAATGGCACGACCTATGCCTACCGGGTGCGCGCGGTGAATGGCACCGGAACGGGGGCGGCCACCCCCCCACAGAGCGCGACGCCTGCGGCCCCCGCGACCGGCCCTGTGGCCGAGGCGGGTGCGCAGGCCCATTGGCTCTTTGGCGCCGACAATCCCACATATGCCGATCTGGTCAGTGGGCGGATCGCAACAGGCCCCGCCCATGCCCTGGAGGCTGCCTATATGACCAGCCCTGCGGGGATCAGGCAGGGGCGCGATACAGGGATTGCAGAGGCGGATGCGCAGACCATGTGTTTTGTGTTCCAGCTGGCGGGCAGCGCCAACTCCATGATCGGCGGCACGCTCACCACATCGGGCAGCAATGGCGTCTCGCCCTATACCAGCGCAACCACGGGCATCTACGCCAACATGCGCGGCGGGTGGGGCAATCCAGCGATCAGTTCGGCATCCCCCTACAGAACCCAGTTTGTCTTTGCGGCCGTGTCCAAGAACGTGGCAACGGGCAACTATGTGCTCTTTGCAGGCAATGGGGCAGGCCACGACGTCCTGACCGGCACATCGGCCCAGACGACCTCGCCGCGCACCATCGGGATCGGCAACCTGCATTTCGACCGCGCCAATTTCAGCGGCCAGATTTCCATCGCAGAGGCGATCCTCTTTGACAGCGCCAAGACCGAAATTGAACTGACAGAGATCTACGACCGCAGCCGCACCCGTCTGGCAGCACGCGGGCTGACGGTGGTTTGA
- a CDS encoding glycosyltransferase family 2 protein: MTAQRRYALITPCRNEADYMRRTLDSVVAQQDTPALWIIVDDGSTDATPQILAEYAALHDWIRIVPKPDRGHRAVGPGVIEAFYFGMDQLEMTDFDYICKLDLDLDLPRTYFSGLMDRMEANPRIGTCSGKPWFAGAGGRRISEKCGDEMSVGMTKFYRLACFQEIGGFVREVMWDAIDCHKARQLGWIACSWDDVELQFEHLRPMGSSQQNVLTGRMRHGFGQYYMGSDFLFFTASCVFRMAHPPYVIGGAASWWGYVRAALKGTPQQQDAELRSFIRQYQRRALIAGKSKATAEIVTRQTPVWEARLARL; encoded by the coding sequence ATGACCGCACAACGCCGCTATGCCCTGATCACGCCCTGCCGCAATGAGGCCGATTACATGCGTCGTACGCTCGACTCGGTCGTGGCACAGCAGGACACGCCCGCCCTGTGGATCATCGTGGATGATGGCTCTACCGATGCCACACCGCAGATCCTCGCCGAATATGCCGCCCTGCATGACTGGATCCGCATCGTCCCCAAACCGGACCGGGGTCACCGCGCCGTGGGGCCCGGTGTGATCGAGGCGTTCTATTTCGGCATGGATCAGCTGGAGATGACGGATTTTGACTATATCTGCAAACTCGACCTCGATCTGGATCTGCCGCGCACCTATTTCTCCGGCCTGATGGACCGGATGGAAGCCAATCCACGCATCGGCACCTGTTCGGGCAAGCCCTGGTTCGCCGGCGCGGGCGGGCGGCGGATTTCCGAAAAATGCGGGGATGAAATGTCGGTCGGCATGACCAAATTCTACCGCTTGGCCTGTTTTCAGGAGATCGGCGGCTTTGTCCGAGAGGTCATGTGGGATGCAATCGACTGCCACAAGGCGCGCCAACTGGGCTGGATCGCCTGCAGCTGGGACGATGTGGAACTGCAATTCGAACACCTGCGCCCCATGGGATCAAGCCAGCAGAACGTGCTGACAGGCCGCATGCGCCACGGCTTCGGGCAATACTACATGGGGTCGGATTTCCTGTTTTTCACCGCCAGTTGCGTCTTTCGCATGGCCCATCCGCCCTATGTGATCGGCGGCGCGGCCAGCTGGTGGGGCTATGTGCGTGCGGCCCTCAAGGGTACACCACAGCAACAAGATGCGGAATTACGCTCCTTTATCCGCCAGTATCAGCGTCGCGCTTTGATTGCGGGCAAGTCCAAGGCCACTGCCGAAATCGTCACCCGGCAGACCCCGGTCTGGGAGGCACGGCTGGCCCGCCTATAG
- a CDS encoding glycosyltransferase — translation MADIAAVIIGRNEGARLVACLASLGQDFARIVYVDSGSTDGSLKAAQDAGAEVVALDTGRPFTAARARNAGIEALKTGASPDFVQFIDGDCMLDPGWIATALDFLVGAPEVAVVCGRRRERFPENSIYNRLCDAEWNTPIGEARACGGDALMRWEVLMAVDGYNPDLIAGEEPEMCLRMRRLGWKIWRLDAEMTLHDAAILRFGQFWKRARRGGYAYAQGAAMYGRAPERHGVAGVRRILIWGAVIPVLIVFGLVAIGSLALVLLAVYPLQVARIARRKGGTRGAWEQASLLTVGKFAELQGIGDYLWRRWQARDAELIEYK, via the coding sequence ATGGCTGACATCGCTGCTGTCATCATCGGGCGGAACGAGGGGGCGCGGCTGGTCGCCTGCTTGGCCTCTTTGGGACAGGATTTCGCGCGGATCGTCTATGTTGACAGCGGATCGACAGACGGATCGCTCAAGGCGGCGCAGGATGCGGGGGCCGAGGTGGTCGCTCTGGATACCGGCCGCCCTTTTACAGCTGCCCGTGCCCGCAATGCCGGGATTGAGGCGTTGAAAACCGGGGCATCGCCTGACTTTGTACAGTTCATTGATGGCGATTGCATGCTTGATCCGGGTTGGATCGCTACAGCGTTGGATTTTCTGGTCGGGGCACCAGAAGTCGCGGTGGTTTGCGGGCGTCGCCGGGAGCGCTTTCCCGAGAACTCGATCTATAATCGTCTGTGCGATGCGGAGTGGAATACCCCCATTGGCGAGGCGCGCGCTTGTGGCGGGGACGCGCTGATGCGTTGGGAGGTCTTGATGGCTGTGGATGGCTACAATCCTGATCTGATTGCCGGGGAAGAGCCGGAAATGTGTTTGCGGATGCGGCGCTTGGGGTGGAAAATCTGGCGGCTTGATGCCGAAATGACCCTGCATGACGCGGCCATTCTGCGGTTCGGCCAGTTCTGGAAACGGGCACGTCGCGGTGGCTATGCCTACGCCCAAGGGGCGGCAATGTATGGGCGCGCGCCCGAACGTCACGGTGTGGCCGGGGTGCGGCGGATCCTGATCTGGGGGGCGGTGATCCCTGTGTTGATAGTGTTTGGATTGGTTGCAATCGGTTCCCTCGCCTTGGTGCTCTTGGCAGTTTACCCGCTTCAGGTAGCCCGGATCGCCCGCCGCAAGGGCGGCACACGGGGCGCATGGGAACAGGCGAGCCTGCTGACAGTCGGAAAATTTGCGGAACTGCAAGGCATCGGGGATTACCTCTGGCGGCGCTGGCAGGCCCGCGATGCGGAATTGATCGAATACAAATGA